The following proteins are co-located in the Pseudomonas sp. DY-1 genome:
- a CDS encoding uroporphyrinogen-III synthase, with amino-acid sequence MKGWRLLLTRPVEECEALAATLAEHQVFSSSLPLLAIEPLEESPEQRGLILELDRYCAVVVVSKPAARLGLDLIDRYWPHFPADQHWFSVGAATGALLEDRGLPASWPAVGDDSEALLELPQLVDALSVRDPRVLIMRGEGGREFLADRLRGQGVAVDYLELYRRCLPVYPVGTLAHRVESERLNGLVVSSGQGLENLQHLAGAAWPELSRLTLFVPSPRVAGQAVEAGAKNVVDCRGASAAALLAALRQHPAPAH; translated from the coding sequence GTGAAGGGCTGGCGGTTGCTGCTGACGCGCCCCGTCGAGGAGTGCGAAGCACTGGCTGCGACCTTGGCCGAGCACCAGGTCTTCAGCAGCAGCTTGCCGCTGTTGGCCATTGAACCCCTTGAGGAGTCGCCCGAGCAGCGTGGCCTCATCCTCGAGCTCGACCGTTATTGCGCCGTGGTGGTGGTCAGTAAACCTGCAGCCCGGCTTGGCCTCGATCTGATCGACCGTTACTGGCCGCACTTCCCCGCCGACCAGCATTGGTTCAGCGTGGGCGCGGCCACCGGTGCCTTGCTCGAAGACCGTGGCTTACCGGCGAGCTGGCCTGCGGTAGGTGACGACAGCGAGGCGCTGCTGGAACTGCCGCAACTGGTTGATGCTCTTTCAGTGCGCGATCCCAGGGTGCTGATCATGCGCGGGGAGGGTGGCCGAGAATTCCTGGCCGACCGCTTGCGCGGCCAAGGCGTCGCGGTCGACTATCTGGAACTCTATCGGCGCTGCCTGCCGGTCTATCCGGTGGGCACCCTGGCGCACCGCGTCGAGTCGGAACGCCTGAACGGCCTGGTGGTCAGCAGTGGTCAGGGGCTGGAAAACCTTCAGCACCTGGCTGGTGCCGCCTGGCCCGAACTGTCACGCCTTACCCTGTTCGTACCCAGCCCTCGAGTGGCCGGGCAGGCAGTCGAGGCGGGCGCGAAGAATGTTGTGGATTGCCGTGGTGCCAGTGCCGCGGCCTTGTTGGCGGCGCTCAGGCAGCATCCGGCGCCCGCCCACTGA
- a CDS encoding uroporphyrinogen-III C-methyltransferase yields the protein MSEAEAPKQEQHTTAADPVTPASAAPASRGNGLALFALLLGAAGIAVGAWGLWQVRGLETRDQQQLSMVEDARGQTRALAQRDQQLTQRLEELPSAAELDERRRLLVDLQGDQQQLRQRLETILGASRKDWRLAEAEHLLRLASLRLSALQDIHSATALVQAADDILREQDDPGAYAAREELAKSLVALRSTEQPDRTGLFLQLGALREQAVQLNPLVPAFEDKGGVLLDIAAEGDGGSAWAEWLEKLSHYFRIQLDASQDIKPLLAGQNLSQVRLALSLALEQAQWGALHGQTQVYQQSLGQAREVLRGHFNEENPDSRALLARLDELSGQPVEVKAPDLAPALGALQAYLQRTPGAAAGESEKPAAAEPAKEAGQ from the coding sequence GTGAGCGAAGCAGAAGCCCCGAAACAAGAGCAGCACACTACAGCCGCCGACCCCGTCACTCCCGCCAGCGCCGCGCCTGCCTCTCGGGGCAATGGTCTGGCCCTGTTCGCCCTGTTGCTGGGCGCCGCCGGCATCGCCGTGGGCGCCTGGGGCCTCTGGCAGGTACGCGGCCTGGAAACCCGCGACCAGCAGCAACTCAGCATGGTCGAGGATGCACGTGGCCAGACCCGCGCCTTGGCCCAGCGCGATCAGCAACTGACCCAGCGCCTGGAAGAACTGCCTAGCGCCGCTGAACTTGACGAGCGCCGTCGCCTGCTGGTGGACCTGCAAGGTGACCAGCAGCAGCTACGCCAGCGCCTGGAAACAATCCTCGGCGCCAGCCGCAAGGACTGGCGCCTGGCCGAGGCCGAGCATCTGTTGCGCCTTGCCAGCCTGCGTCTCTCGGCATTGCAGGATATCCACAGCGCTACCGCACTGGTTCAGGCCGCCGACGACATTCTCCGTGAGCAGGACGATCCCGGCGCCTACGCCGCTCGCGAAGAGCTGGCGAAGAGCCTGGTCGCTCTGCGCAGCACCGAGCAGCCTGACCGCACCGGCCTGTTCCTGCAGCTGGGCGCCCTACGTGAGCAGGCCGTCCAGCTCAACCCACTGGTGCCGGCCTTCGAAGACAAGGGCGGCGTACTCCTGGATATCGCCGCCGAAGGCGATGGTGGCAGCGCCTGGGCCGAGTGGCTGGAGAAACTCTCGCACTACTTCCGAATCCAGCTGGATGCGAGCCAGGACATCAAACCGTTGCTCGCCGGACAGAACCTGTCGCAGGTCCGTCTTGCCCTTTCGCTCGCCCTCGAGCAGGCGCAATGGGGCGCGCTGCATGGTCAGACTCAGGTCTACCAGCAGTCGCTGGGCCAGGCGCGTGAAGTGCTTCGCGGTCACTTCAATGAAGAGAACCCGGACAGCCGCGCCCTGCTGGCGCGCCTCGATGAACTCTCCGGCCAGCCGGTGGAAGTCAAGGCGCCTGATCTCGCCCCTGCGCTGGGCGCCCTTCAGGCCTACCTGCAACGCACTCCGGGCGCGGCCGCTGGCGAATCCGAGAAGCCGGCTGCTGCCGAACCGGCCAAGGAGGCCGGCCAATGA
- a CDS encoding heme biosynthesis HemY N-terminal domain-containing protein — translation MKRLLKVLLILAVIGAAATLIGMAVAQHKGYVLVAYKGFRYESTLWATLALLAVLWLLFAGLRYLLRLVVMSGGVVNPWSRRNARRRARLASEQGLLDLAEGRWARALRHLKRAAEGDPQPLIYYLGAARAAQKIGQTEEAEKLLERALERQPQAELAIALAHAELQLDRGDSAAALETLKAVQERHPRHHQVLRQLLHLHEVRGDWAALVGLLPALRKEKALPESQLAELELRVWSARLHQAGEEGLNEGETALQPLTRAWQQLSSAQRNEPRLVLAFAEQLRRLGAEEEAEEAVRGAIKRGYDDNLVRLYGVLRGSDPARQLQAAEGWLKEHPSDGTLLLTLGRLSLRNRLWGKAREYFESSLTFRRDPETCAELARLLAQLGEVERSNQLFQEGLGLLDQRLPALPLPTERIA, via the coding sequence ATGAAGCGTCTGCTCAAGGTCCTGCTGATCCTCGCAGTGATCGGCGCGGCCGCCACCCTCATCGGCATGGCCGTGGCCCAACACAAGGGCTATGTGCTGGTGGCCTACAAGGGCTTCCGCTACGAGTCCACCCTCTGGGCCACCCTGGCGTTGCTGGCGGTGCTGTGGCTGTTGTTCGCCGGACTGCGCTACCTGCTGCGACTGGTGGTGATGTCCGGAGGTGTGGTCAATCCCTGGTCGCGGCGCAATGCCCGGCGCCGCGCGCGACTGGCGTCCGAACAAGGCCTGCTGGACCTTGCCGAAGGTCGTTGGGCGCGCGCGCTGCGCCATCTCAAGCGTGCCGCTGAAGGCGATCCGCAGCCGTTGATCTACTACTTGGGTGCCGCCCGCGCAGCACAGAAGATCGGCCAGACCGAGGAAGCCGAGAAACTGCTGGAGCGGGCCCTGGAGCGTCAGCCCCAGGCCGAGCTGGCAATTGCCCTTGCCCATGCCGAGCTGCAACTGGATCGCGGCGACTCCGCAGCGGCGCTGGAAACCCTGAAGGCCGTGCAAGAGCGCCATCCGCGCCATCACCAGGTATTGCGCCAGCTACTGCATCTGCACGAAGTGCGCGGGGACTGGGCCGCCCTGGTCGGCCTGCTGCCTGCGCTGCGCAAAGAGAAGGCATTGCCGGAAAGCCAGCTGGCCGAGCTTGAATTGCGTGTGTGGAGCGCCCGCCTGCACCAGGCCGGAGAAGAGGGGCTGAACGAGGGCGAGACCGCTCTCCAACCGCTGACCCGAGCCTGGCAGCAGCTGTCCTCCGCCCAGCGCAACGAGCCACGTCTGGTACTGGCCTTTGCCGAACAGCTGCGCCGTCTGGGGGCCGAGGAAGAAGCCGAGGAAGCGGTGCGGGGCGCCATCAAGCGCGGCTACGACGACAACCTGGTGCGCCTCTATGGTGTGTTGCGCGGCAGTGATCCGGCCCGTCAGTTGCAGGCTGCCGAGGGTTGGCTGAAAGAGCATCCCAGTGACGGCACCTTGCTGCTCACCTTGGGGCGCCTGTCCCTGCGCAATCGTCTCTGGGGCAAGGCTCGGGAGTATTTCGAGAGCAGCCTGACCTTCCGCCGTGATCCCGAAACCTGTGCCGAACTGGCTCGCCTGCTCGCCCAGTTGGGTGAAGTGGAGCGCAGCAACCAGCTGTTCCAGGAGGGTCTCGGCCTGCTCGATCAGCGTCTGCCGGCCTTGCCCTTGCCAACGGAAAGGATCGCCTGA
- a CDS encoding sorbosone dehydrogenase family protein, translated as MCRLLLPFLLLLPGFANAALPLERIRLPEGFRITLVSDQVPNAREMTWGERGTLFVGSNAAGKVYALEPASGKVRIIASGLQLPVGVAYKGGDLYVSAVSRILRLRDIESRLDSPPDAEVVNSDLPRETHHGWKFIAFGPDGKLYVPVGAPCNVCDDDPDTYAAIHRMNADGSDMELVAQGVRNTVGFDWHPQTGELWFSDNGRDLMGDDMPDCELNRLEKPGQHFGFPYCHAGDVTDPKFSQRPCSEFVAPVARLGPHVAPLGLRFYTGNQFPAEYRNNLFIAEHGSWNRSEKIGYRIKRVELHPDGSLKRQSVFAEGWLEDGDVWGRPADVLVTQDGALLVSDDHAGAIYRIEYVGQ; from the coding sequence ATGTGTCGGCTGCTCCTGCCATTCCTGCTGCTGTTGCCCGGGTTCGCCAATGCCGCACTGCCGCTGGAGCGCATTCGCCTGCCCGAGGGCTTTCGCATCACGCTGGTGAGCGACCAGGTGCCCAACGCCCGGGAGATGACCTGGGGTGAGCGCGGCACCCTGTTCGTCGGTAGCAATGCGGCCGGGAAGGTCTATGCACTGGAACCTGCCAGCGGAAAGGTCCGCATCATCGCCAGCGGCCTACAGCTACCCGTTGGGGTGGCCTACAAGGGAGGCGACCTATACGTCTCGGCAGTCAGCCGAATCCTGCGCCTGCGCGACATAGAGTCGCGCCTCGATTCGCCACCCGACGCCGAGGTGGTTAATTCGGACCTGCCCCGGGAAACCCACCACGGCTGGAAGTTCATCGCCTTTGGCCCTGACGGCAAGTTGTATGTGCCGGTGGGCGCACCGTGCAACGTGTGCGATGACGACCCCGATACCTATGCCGCCATTCACCGCATGAACGCCGATGGCAGCGACATGGAACTGGTGGCGCAAGGTGTGCGCAACACGGTGGGCTTCGACTGGCATCCGCAGACCGGCGAGCTCTGGTTCAGCGACAACGGTCGCGACCTGATGGGCGACGACATGCCTGATTGCGAGCTGAATCGGCTGGAAAAACCCGGCCAGCATTTCGGTTTTCCTTATTGCCACGCAGGCGACGTGACTGACCCGAAGTTCTCCCAACGCCCTTGCAGCGAATTCGTCGCCCCTGTCGCCAGGCTGGGGCCGCATGTTGCGCCTCTTGGCCTGCGTTTCTACACCGGCAACCAATTCCCCGCGGAATACCGCAACAACCTATTCATAGCCGAGCACGGTTCGTGGAACCGCAGTGAAAAAATCGGCTATCGGATCAAACGCGTCGAACTCCACCCCGATGGCAGTCTGAAGCGCCAAAGCGTGTTCGCCGAGGGCTGGCTGGAGGATGGTGATGTCTGGGGTAGGCCGGCAGACGTGCTGGTAACGCAGGATGGCGCCCTGCTGGTAAGCGACGATCACGCGGGCGCCATCTATCGCATCGAATACGTTGGGCAATGA
- a CDS encoding disulfide bond formation protein B, with the protein MTLASPRSLFLLAFLGCVAVMGGALYLEHALGLEPCPLCIVQRVFIIAFGIVCLIAALHGPERTGRRIYAVLALLFSAGGAAFAGRQIWLQSVPADQLPACLPSFDYMMEAWPFLQIIKTMLHGTADCAAVTWTLFGMSIPEWSLLAFVGCILFSLYQLLRRA; encoded by the coding sequence ATGACCCTGGCAAGCCCGCGTTCGCTTTTCCTGCTCGCCTTCCTCGGTTGCGTCGCTGTAATGGGGGGAGCGCTATATCTTGAGCACGCCCTTGGCCTCGAACCATGCCCGCTGTGCATCGTCCAGCGCGTCTTCATCATCGCCTTCGGTATCGTCTGCCTGATCGCCGCGCTGCATGGCCCAGAGCGTACCGGGCGGCGTATCTACGCCGTGCTGGCCCTACTGTTCTCGGCTGGTGGCGCTGCTTTCGCCGGTCGCCAGATCTGGTTGCAAAGCGTGCCTGCAGACCAACTGCCCGCATGCCTGCCGAGCTTCGACTACATGATGGAAGCCTGGCCGTTCCTGCAGATCATCAAGACCATGCTCCATGGTACGGCGGATTGTGCTGCGGTGACCTGGACCCTGTTCGGCATGAGCATTCCCGAATGGAGCCTGCTGGCCTTCGTCGGCTGCATCCTGTTCTCGCTTTACCAACTGCTGCGTCGCGCGTGA
- the rsd gene encoding sigma D regulator — protein sequence MLESCQNAQERWGGVHQLIDRWLQERHELVRVYSSLSEKPQAPSANAEALQRFCEVLLDYVSAGHFEVYEQLLNEAKAFGDQRGLDLAKQIYPRIEAITEVALAFNDRCDNGDCRDICLTSELKNLGQLLHERFELEDCLIEVLHNAHQGEASQPA from the coding sequence ATGCTCGAAAGTTGCCAGAACGCTCAGGAACGTTGGGGTGGCGTGCACCAGCTGATCGACCGCTGGTTGCAGGAGCGCCATGAGCTAGTCCGTGTCTATAGCTCGCTGAGCGAAAAACCCCAGGCTCCCAGCGCCAATGCAGAAGCACTGCAAAGGTTTTGTGAGGTCCTGCTGGACTACGTGTCGGCAGGGCACTTCGAGGTCTACGAGCAATTGCTCAATGAGGCGAAAGCGTTTGGTGACCAACGCGGCCTCGACCTCGCCAAGCAAATCTATCCCCGTATCGAAGCCATCACCGAAGTTGCACTGGCCTTCAACGACCGCTGCGACAACGGTGACTGCCGTGACATCTGCCTGACTTCCGAACTGAAGAATCTCGGGCAACTGCTTCACGAACGCTTCGAGTTGGAAGACTGCCTGATCGAAGTGCTGCACAACGCCCATCAGGGTGAGGCCTCGCAACCGGCCTAA
- a CDS encoding AlgP family protein — MSAKKKPVSTPLHLLHQLSFSLLEHLEKACAQASVDAEKLLTKLEKQRGKAQEKLHTARTKLQDAAKAGKAKAQAKAKANIGELEALLDTLKNRQAETRTYIAQLKRDSQESLKLAQGVGKVREAAGKALATREAKPAAVKAAAKPVAKPAAKPAAAKPAAKPAAKPAAKVAAAKPAAKPAAKPAAAKPAAKPAAKVAAAKPAAKPAAKSAAAKPAAKPGAKVAAAKPAAKPAAKPAAKPAVKAAAKPAAKPAAKPAAKPAAAKPAAKVAAAKPAAKPTAKPAAKPAAKPAAAKSAAKPAATAAKPAAAAKPAAKPAAKPAVKKVAPAKPAAAKPAAKPAAPAAAKPAAAPAAPTAPAVPAAAPVASVAPTSSNGAAPTSPSN; from the coding sequence ATGTCGGCCAAGAAGAAGCCTGTAAGCACCCCGCTGCACCTGCTGCACCAACTGTCCTTCAGTCTGCTCGAACACCTTGAGAAAGCCTGCGCCCAAGCTTCGGTCGATGCTGAGAAGCTCCTGACCAAATTGGAGAAACAACGCGGCAAGGCTCAAGAGAAACTGCACACCGCGCGCACCAAGCTGCAGGATGCTGCCAAAGCTGGCAAAGCCAAGGCTCAAGCCAAGGCCAAAGCCAATATCGGCGAACTCGAAGCTCTCCTGGACACGCTGAAGAATCGCCAGGCCGAAACCCGCACCTACATCGCCCAGCTCAAGCGTGACTCTCAGGAAAGCCTGAAGCTCGCGCAGGGCGTCGGCAAGGTCCGCGAGGCTGCAGGCAAGGCCTTGGCTACTCGCGAAGCCAAGCCCGCAGCTGTCAAGGCAGCAGCCAAGCCTGTCGCCAAACCGGCTGCCAAGCCCGCAGCAGCCAAGCCCGCCGCGAAGCCGGCCGCGAAGCCGGCCGCCAAGGTTGCCGCTGCTAAGCCCGCCGCCAAACCGGCTGCCAAGCCCGCAGCAGCCAAGCCAGCTGCGAAGCCGGCCGCCAAGGTTGCCGCTGCTAAACCCGCTGCCAAACCGGCTGCCAAGTCCGCAGCAGCCAAGCCTGCCGCGAAGCCGGGCGCCAAGGTTGCCGCTGCTAAACCGGCCGCCAAGCCTGCTGCCAAACCGGCCGCGAAGCCGGCAGTGAAGGCCGCCGCTAAACCAGCAGCCAAACCGGCAGCCAAGCCTGCAGCGAAACCCGCCGCAGCCAAGCCGGCCGCTAAAGTCGCTGCTGCGAAACCTGCCGCCAAGCCGACTGCTAAACCCGCTGCCAAACCAGCTGCCAAGCCCGCTGCAGCCAAGTCCGCAGCGAAACCCGCCGCGACCGCTGCCAAGCCTGCTGCCGCTGCGAAGCCAGCTGCGAAACCCGCTGCCAAGCCTGCCGTGAAGAAAGTCGCTCCGGCCAAGCCAGCGGCAGCCAAGCCAGCTGCGAAACCCGCCGCTCCGGCCGCAGCCAAACCTGCAGCTGCTCCGGCCGCCCCGACCGCTCCGGCGGTGCCGGCCGCCGCGCCGGTTGCCAGCGTGGCGCCGACCAGCAGCAACGGCGCCGCTCCGACTTCGCCGTCGAACTAA
- a CDS encoding TIGR02444 family protein, with product MRSDLWTFALRLYTEPGVEQACLRLQDDGVDVCLLLTACWLGQRGTTFDITRLDALCEVCDPWQEQVIKPLRSLRQNWRAQAQNDQALTGLREQIKSLELEAERELLARLESATAGWAAGEMEQIENWLSGCCPKRKGADRDALEQLRVAVLAL from the coding sequence ATGCGTTCAGACCTGTGGACTTTCGCCCTGCGCCTCTACACCGAACCCGGTGTCGAGCAAGCCTGCTTGCGTCTTCAGGACGACGGTGTGGATGTCTGCCTGCTGCTCACGGCCTGCTGGCTGGGACAACGCGGTACCACCTTCGACATCACTCGCCTGGATGCCCTGTGCGAGGTTTGCGATCCCTGGCAGGAACAGGTGATCAAGCCCCTGCGTTCGCTACGCCAGAACTGGCGTGCACAGGCACAGAACGATCAGGCGCTGACCGGGTTGCGCGAGCAGATCAAGTCGCTGGAACTGGAAGCCGAACGCGAGCTACTGGCGCGCCTGGAAAGCGCCACCGCTGGTTGGGCAGCCGGGGAGATGGAACAGATTGAAAACTGGCTCTCGGGCTGTTGCCCGAAGCGGAAGGGAGCGGACCGCGACGCACTGGAACAGCTGCGCGTCGCGGTCCTGGCGCTTTAG
- a CDS encoding ATP-binding cassette domain-containing protein, with amino-acid sequence MIRLQNLTLQRGPQRLLEGAELTLHAGQKVGLIGANGAGKSSLFALLRGELGPDAGDCLLPADWRIAHMRQEVDNLERLAVDYVLDGDQHLRRVQRELAAAEAGHDGTAIARLHIELDSADGYTADARARKLLAGLGFTAEQMDRRVGDFSGGWRMRLNLAQALMCPSELLLLDEPTNHLDLDAILWLEEWLKGYPGTLLLISHDRDFLDAVVDNVAHLEQQKLTLYRGGYSAFERTRAERLAQQQQAYEKQQAQRAHMEKYIARFKAQATKARQAQSRIKALERLEELAPAHVDSPFDFSFREADKISSPLLDLSEGRLGYGEKAVLQQVKLQLAPGARIGLLGPNGAGKSTLIKTLSGDIEPLGGRLARGENLAIGYFAQHQLDALDPKASPLLHLQRLAPSEREQTLRDFLGGFDFRGDRCDEAVTNFSGGEKARLALALIAWQKPNLLLLDEPTNHLDLEMRLALTMALQDFAGAVLVVSHDRHLLKSTTDEFLLVADGRVQSFDGDLDDYARWLVDFRARQAPATSAPVNPDKTDKRAQRQAAAALRQQLAPHKKEADKLEKDLGKVHEQLARVEERLGDSALYEAARKDELRDLLAEQARLKGREAELEEAWLLALETLEELQRQLEAAD; translated from the coding sequence ATGATCCGACTGCAAAATCTCACTCTACAGCGTGGTCCTCAGCGCCTGCTAGAAGGCGCCGAACTGACCCTGCACGCCGGCCAGAAGGTCGGCCTCATCGGCGCCAACGGTGCCGGCAAATCCAGCTTGTTCGCCCTGCTGCGTGGCGAGCTGGGGCCGGATGCGGGCGATTGCCTGCTGCCCGCCGATTGGCGCATCGCCCATATGCGCCAGGAAGTGGACAACCTCGAGCGCCTGGCCGTGGACTACGTCCTCGATGGCGACCAGCACCTGCGCCGGGTTCAGCGTGAACTCGCGGCCGCTGAGGCTGGCCATGACGGCACCGCCATCGCTCGCCTGCACATCGAGCTGGACAGCGCCGATGGTTATACGGCCGACGCCCGAGCACGCAAGCTGCTGGCCGGACTCGGCTTCACCGCGGAGCAGATGGACCGTCGCGTCGGCGACTTTTCCGGCGGCTGGCGGATGCGCCTGAACCTCGCTCAGGCGCTAATGTGCCCCTCCGAATTGCTGCTGCTCGACGAACCCACCAACCACCTCGACCTCGATGCCATCCTCTGGCTCGAAGAGTGGCTCAAGGGCTATCCGGGCACGCTGCTGCTGATTTCCCACGACCGCGATTTCCTCGATGCGGTCGTGGACAACGTTGCGCACCTCGAGCAGCAAAAGCTGACCCTCTATCGTGGTGGTTACTCCGCCTTCGAGCGCACCCGTGCCGAGCGCCTGGCGCAGCAGCAGCAGGCGTACGAGAAGCAGCAGGCCCAGCGTGCGCACATGGAGAAGTACATCGCCCGCTTCAAGGCGCAGGCGACCAAGGCCCGCCAGGCCCAGAGCCGGATCAAGGCCCTGGAGCGCCTGGAGGAACTGGCGCCGGCCCACGTGGATTCGCCGTTCGACTTCAGCTTCCGCGAGGCTGACAAGATTTCCAGCCCGCTGCTGGACCTTTCCGAAGGTCGTCTCGGCTACGGCGAGAAGGCCGTACTGCAGCAGGTGAAGTTGCAGTTGGCACCGGGCGCACGAATCGGCTTGCTGGGCCCCAACGGCGCCGGCAAGTCGACCCTGATCAAGACTCTTTCCGGCGACATCGAGCCGCTTGGTGGCCGCCTCGCCCGGGGTGAAAACCTCGCGATTGGCTATTTCGCCCAGCATCAACTCGATGCACTCGACCCCAAGGCCAGTCCGCTCCTGCATCTGCAGCGCCTTGCCCCGAGCGAACGCGAGCAAACCCTGCGCGACTTCCTCGGTGGTTTCGACTTCCGTGGAGATCGTTGCGACGAGGCGGTGACCAACTTCTCCGGTGGCGAAAAGGCGCGCTTGGCTCTGGCGCTGATCGCTTGGCAGAAGCCCAACCTGTTGCTTCTGGACGAACCGACCAACCACCTCGACCTGGAAATGCGCCTGGCACTGACCATGGCTCTGCAGGATTTCGCTGGCGCCGTGCTGGTGGTGTCCCACGACCGTCACCTGCTCAAGAGCACCACCGACGAGTTCCTGCTGGTGGCTGATGGTCGTGTGCAGAGCTTCGATGGCGACCTCGACGACTACGCTCGTTGGCTGGTGGATTTCCGCGCGCGCCAGGCTCCCGCCACCAGCGCGCCGGTGAACCCGGACAAGACTGACAAGCGCGCCCAGCGCCAGGCCGCCGCCGCCTTGCGCCAGCAATTGGCTCCGCACAAGAAGGAAGCCGACAAGCTCGAGAAGGACCTGGGCAAGGTGCACGAGCAATTGGCCCGCGTCGAAGAGCGTCTTGGCGATTCCGCCCTCTACGAAGCGGCGCGAAAGGATGAACTACGCGACCTGCTGGCCGAGCAGGCGCGTCTGAAGGGCCGTGAGGCTGAACTTGAAGAGGCTTGGCTTCTGGCTCTGGAAACCCTGGAGGAGCTGCAGCGGCAACTGGAGGCAGCGGATTGA
- a CDS encoding mechanosensitive ion channel family protein, with protein MDDLQLLTAWSEPLIRAAQVLLIVLLAWLVQRIVTRGITRLGQRYPQLPSELMLPLRGLLRWMILGSAFMLVLERFGVSAEVLWTALTGFAAVAAVAFFAIWSVLSNMFCAVLIFSLGPFRMGDKVEVVESADKPGVKGRVIAINLFYTTLEDLSEENHGALVQVPNSLFFQKAVRRWR; from the coding sequence ATGGATGACCTGCAACTCCTGACGGCCTGGAGCGAGCCACTGATCCGCGCTGCTCAGGTATTGCTGATCGTACTGCTGGCCTGGCTGGTGCAACGCATCGTCACCCGCGGCATCACCCGTCTCGGACAACGTTATCCACAGCTACCTTCGGAGCTGATGCTGCCCCTGCGCGGGCTATTGCGCTGGATGATCCTCGGCAGCGCCTTCATGTTGGTGCTCGAGCGCTTCGGCGTCTCGGCCGAGGTGCTGTGGACTGCCCTGACCGGTTTTGCCGCTGTAGCTGCGGTCGCGTTCTTCGCGATCTGGAGCGTGCTCTCCAACATGTTCTGCGCGGTGTTGATCTTCTCCCTCGGGCCGTTCCGCATGGGCGACAAGGTCGAGGTGGTGGAAAGCGCGGACAAGCCCGGCGTGAAGGGTAGGGTGATCGCCATCAACCTCTTCTACACCACCCTCGAAGACCTCAGCGAAGAAAACCACGGCGCCCTGGTACAAGTGCCCAACAGCCTATTCTTCCAAAAGGCAGTACGCCGCTGGCGCTGA